The following nucleotide sequence is from Meiothermus cerbereus DSM 11376.
GAATGGCCTCGCGCAAAGCCCCCTTGGTGGCCCTGGGCTCTCCTGGTCGGCGCTGCAACACCTCGAGGTAGCCCTTGAGGGCGGCCAGGGGATTGCGCAGCTCGTGCGAGGCCCCATAAGCAAAGCGCCGTGCGGCCTGTTCCTGCACTTTGAGCCGATGCAGGGCGGCCTTGAGCTCGCCCATCAGGGCGTTCATGGCCTCCACCGCAGGGCGGGCTTCGTAGAGGGAGGGGGTTGAGAGGGGCTCGAGGTTTTCGGCATTGCGGCGGGCCAGCTCACGCGAAACCGCATCCAACGGGCGCAACGATCCCGAAAGGCCCCACGCTCCCACAGCAAAGGCCAACAGCGCCAGCAGCCCCCCAATGCTCAGATAGAGCTGCAGCAGACGCTGTGGCAGCGCCGCCACCTCTTCCAAAGGCGTGCCCAGGCCCAAACCCCCCTCGTCGGTGGGAAGCGCCACCCACAGCCAGTTATCCCGCACCTCTCGAAAGCTCTGCCCCCTTTTCAGGGTCTCCTCGAGGCCCTCCGGAAGCCGGTAATCGCCCAGGTCGGTAAAGGCCGTGCGGCCTTCGGGGCCAAGGATAAAGCCCACCCCGCCAAACTCCTGCACGATTTGCGCCAGGTCCTGAATGCGAAGCTGCCCCTGGCTAAGCAAAAAGCCCAGCCTGGATAGGGCCGCTCGCTCGAGGGTCTCCTGCACGGTGCGCTGGGCTTGCCGCACAGTTATAACCCCCAACGGCACCAGCAGCAGGGCCAGGGCCAGCAGTAGCCATAACAAAAGGCGGAGGCGCAGGGTCATGG
It contains:
- a CDS encoding sensor histidine kinase — encoded protein: MTLRLRLLLWLLLALALLLVPLGVITVRQAQRTVQETLERAALSRLGFLLSQGQLRIQDLAQIVQEFGGVGFILGPEGRTAFTDLGDYRLPEGLEETLKRGQSFREVRDNWLWVALPTDEGGLGLGTPLEEVAALPQRLLQLYLSIGGLLALLAFAVGAWGLSGSLRPLDAVSRELARRNAENLEPLSTPSLYEARPAVEAMNALMGELKAALHRLKVQEQAARRFAYGASHELRNPLAALKGYLEVLQRRPGEPRATKGALREAIRMESLLQGLLTLARLEGQGRVQGQPLDLKTFLEQRGLEVEGSGWVEADPDLMVVMLENLLQNAHKHAGGIEKIVLEPDAGGIWLWVCDRGPGFEPELLPRAFEAFTKNNQSDGVGLGLALVAAVAQVMGGQARAENRPEGGARVGIWLPTAKG